CGTAAGTTCAAGACATGGAACTTATGTAAACTTTAAAATTTAACTTCTTACACAGGCTGTCCCACAAACCAGGTTCTGATGGCGTCTAATCCTCTCCAGTTGATTTTTTACAAAATACCATAAATGTTATGAAATGACACGTTGCTGGTTTATTATAGAACAACTCTTCAATATTTTGATAAGATATCATAAATAAATCATAAAAAATGAGATAGGGGGGAAGGATGATACCGAAAGAACGTATGCTCACCGCGATGCGGAACGGTAAACCGGACTACGTACCTGTTGCCCCGGACATGTCAAACATGATCCCGTGTAGGTTAACCAAAAAACCGTTTTGGGACATATATTTGTATAACAACCCGCCGAAGTGGAAGGCGTATATCGACGCCGTAAAATATTTTGGGTTTGACGGCTGGCTCGAGGCAGTCCCGGTGTCGTACTCGCCGGAACCCGTACCTGAATTGTTACCATCATTGTGGAAGGAAGCGATTATCCTGAAAACCGACGACCGTATTTACACGCGTAACCACAGGACAGTCAGCGGGAAAGAAGAATGGTCCCGCACGTGTAATGTTTACTATATCGATAACTCGCCAACACACGGGGTTGAGCTTAGTAAGCTTGGAATGCCAACCACTACGCCAACTGAATGGGAAGATGTGAAGAAGGTTAACAACTATAAAGGTACCGACGCGTTCTATGAGGCGTATGAGTATATGGGTGACCGCGGGGTTGTAGGCCTTGCAGTACAGATGCCGGGTTTGAACATAAAAAACCCGGACTCTGTGTACGAGTATTATGATAATCCTAAGAAAGTTATCGCGCGGTGTGAGAAACAAACGGAGAACGCTATTGCTACACTAAAAAAACATTTGGAGCTAAAACCTGATTTCATTCTTATAGGTAATTCAGGGCATATGCTCAGCAACCCTCCACCGATTTTCCGTGACCTTTCGTTATACGCGTTGAAAGAGTTTAGTAAGTTGTGTAAATCCGCGGGTATCCCTAGCCAGGTGCATTGTTGCGGGCCGGAGTACCAGCTCGTAAAAATCGCTGCGGAAGAAAGCGATCTTTCAAGCATTAATCCTCTGGAGATCCCGCCGATGGGCGACTGCGACCTCGCTAAAGTGAAGAAAGAGTTTGGGAATAAGATTAGCCTCATGGGTAACCTTCATACGACTGATGTTATGTTACGCGGTAGCGTGAAAGACGTGGAGAACGCAGCAAAAGCTGCTATTGACGCTGCGGCTCACGACGGCGGGTTTATACTTTCTACGGGCGATCAGTGCGGGCGCGATACGCCGGATGAAAACATTTTCGCAATGATAGAAACTGGAAGAAAATACGGGAAGTACTGATAGTAGTGAAATATTTATTTTGTTGCGGTAATCACACCTGGTGGTAATGGAACCAAAACATTGTCCCAGTTGTCAGTACGGAACGGTGACGCAGGTAAACCTAACGAGTTGACAATATTGTTCACTGGCGCGATTGCCCATGCGTACCGCACAGCAACAGGGTTCTTTACTTCCGGCGCGGTTAGAGTAACCGTATCTTTTCCGGAGATAACCGTATCCGCGTTGTAGAACACTTTATCTTCTCCAGCTATGCAGAACCATAACGGTTTTTCGCCGGGTTTTGATACTTTTATACCATCAGCTGCATGAGTGAACTTAACATACGCTTTATTTTTGTTGTACTTAACAGAATCATATACCGGGCCGGAACATTCAATATTTTCGCTAAAGACAAGTTTACGTGCGTGTAGTGATAACCGGTACCCAACCGTACTTTTATCTTTTGGATGTACGCTAACGTCACCGATGTCGAGAGTTACCACCATTCCGGTGTTTGGTACGGTTTGCCAGGTACGCAATTGTGCTTCCTGGATAATTGACCACGCGCCTTTATCTTGTTTCTCAGGTTTACCGTAATACGCAAGCTGGACAAATATAAACGGGAACTCGCCGATATTCCATGCTTGACGCCA
The genomic region above belongs to Elusimicrobiota bacterium and contains:
- a CDS encoding uroporphyrinogen decarboxylase family protein — its product is MIPKERMLTAMRNGKPDYVPVAPDMSNMIPCRLTKKPFWDIYLYNNPPKWKAYIDAVKYFGFDGWLEAVPVSYSPEPVPELLPSLWKEAIILKTDDRIYTRNHRTVSGKEEWSRTCNVYYIDNSPTHGVELSKLGMPTTTPTEWEDVKKVNNYKGTDAFYEAYEYMGDRGVVGLAVQMPGLNIKNPDSVYEYYDNPKKVIARCEKQTENAIATLKKHLELKPDFILIGNSGHMLSNPPPIFRDLSLYALKEFSKLCKSAGIPSQVHCCGPEYQLVKIAAEESDLSSINPLEIPPMGDCDLAKVKKEFGNKISLMGNLHTTDVMLRGSVKDVENAAKAAIDAAAHDGGFILSTGDQCGRDTPDENIFAMIETGRKYGKY